One window of the Polypterus senegalus isolate Bchr_013 chromosome 18, ASM1683550v1, whole genome shotgun sequence genome contains the following:
- the LOC120518628 gene encoding cell growth regulator with RING finger domain protein 1-like isoform X1 — translation MVSLIMVEPELKQVLFFVCFFFFFPCCRFGFGIPGILQSFEDSESSLQIPERRMMRVKNPFALELNSTTSSYSGGVRLRPHCLENCVLTCYWGCAVHGLQKALWDHEQGILITTPLQFEQALRGSYQHRSTLFIEKREHAEILCQLPGDSSAQDAGSLSTARYPFVALLTLEQPDKRELYEIQLFMSANHRSRAEDSDLFCKGKEQKQEGDERATTATAASSSEEEGSVRGDRDCVVCQNAPVNQVLLPCRHTCLCDSCVERFHQCPVCRANVWESFALYQKTLHYGDRA, via the exons ATGGTCAGTCTCATCATGGTAGAGCCGGAGTTaaagcaggttttgttttttgtttgttttttttttttcttcccgtGTTGCAGGTTTGGTTTTGGTATACCAGGAATTTTACAAAGTTTTGAAGACAGTGAGTCAAGTCTGCAAATTCCTGAAAGGAGAATGATGAGAGTGAAAAACCCCTTTGCACTGGAGTTAAACAGCACCACATCCTCTTATTCAG GAGGGGTGAGGCTGAGGCCCCACTGTCTGGAGAACTGCGTGCTCACCTGTTACTGGGGCTGTGCTGTCCACGGTTTGCAGAAGGCGCTCTGGGACCATGAGCAGGGCATCCTCATTACAACACCCCTGCAATTTGAGCAGGCTCTGCGTGGCTCATACCAACACCGCAGCACTTTGTT CATTGAAAAGCGAGAACACGCAGAGATTCTGTGCCAGCTGCCTGGAGATTCGAGTGCCCAGGATGCGGGAAGTCTTTCAACAGCACGTTATCCCTTTGTAGCTCTGCTGACACTGGAGCAGCCTGACAAGAGAGAGCTTTATGAAATT CAGCTCTTCATGTCAGCCAACCATAGAAGCCGAGCAGAGGATTCTGACTTGTTTTGCAAAGGGAAGGAACAGAAGCAGGAAGGAGATGAAAGGGCAACCACAGCAACTGCAGCATCCTCTTCGGAGGAAGAAGGCAGCGTCAGAGGAGATCGGGATTGTGTGGTTTGCCAGAATGCCCCTGTGAATCaagtgctgctgccatgccggCACACGTGCCTGTGCGACAGCTGTGTGGAGCGCTTCCACCAGTGTCCAGTGTGCCGGGCAAATGTCTGGGAGTCCTTTGCTCTGTACCAAAAGACACTGCACTATGGGGACAGAGCTTGA
- the LOC120518628 gene encoding cell growth regulator with RING finger domain protein 1-like isoform X2 translates to MAEGFIIMLYEYSPELCIFIVSICFVISIAAVLSWFGFGIPGILQSFEDSESSLQIPERRMMRVKNPFALELNSTTSSYSGGVRLRPHCLENCVLTCYWGCAVHGLQKALWDHEQGILITTPLQFEQALRGSYQHRSTLFIEKREHAEILCQLPGDSSAQDAGSLSTARYPFVALLTLEQPDKRELYEIVASVSVIHISHENFRLPSRLLYQYLLTVQGHVYDLKQLFMSANHRSRAEDSDLFCKGKEQKQEGDERATTATAASSSEEEGSVRGDRDCVVCQNAPVNQVLLPCRHTCLCDSCVERFHQCPVCRANVWESFALYQKTLHYGDRA, encoded by the exons ATGGCAGAGGGGTTCATAATCATGTTGTATGAGTATTCACCAgaactttgcattttcattgtgTCGATCTGTTTTGTTATCTCTATTGCAGCAGTGCTTAGCTG GTTTGGTTTTGGTATACCAGGAATTTTACAAAGTTTTGAAGACAGTGAGTCAAGTCTGCAAATTCCTGAAAGGAGAATGATGAGAGTGAAAAACCCCTTTGCACTGGAGTTAAACAGCACCACATCCTCTTATTCAG GAGGGGTGAGGCTGAGGCCCCACTGTCTGGAGAACTGCGTGCTCACCTGTTACTGGGGCTGTGCTGTCCACGGTTTGCAGAAGGCGCTCTGGGACCATGAGCAGGGCATCCTCATTACAACACCCCTGCAATTTGAGCAGGCTCTGCGTGGCTCATACCAACACCGCAGCACTTTGTT CATTGAAAAGCGAGAACACGCAGAGATTCTGTGCCAGCTGCCTGGAGATTCGAGTGCCCAGGATGCGGGAAGTCTTTCAACAGCACGTTATCCCTTTGTAGCTCTGCTGACACTGGAGCAGCCTGACAAGAGAGAGCTTTATGAAATT GTTGCCAGTGTGTCCGTAATTCACATCTCTCATGAGAATTTCAGACTACCCTCTAGGCTTTTGTACCAGTATCTGCTGACCGTACAAGGCCACGTCTATGACCTGAAG CAGCTCTTCATGTCAGCCAACCATAGAAGCCGAGCAGAGGATTCTGACTTGTTTTGCAAAGGGAAGGAACAGAAGCAGGAAGGAGATGAAAGGGCAACCACAGCAACTGCAGCATCCTCTTCGGAGGAAGAAGGCAGCGTCAGAGGAGATCGGGATTGTGTGGTTTGCCAGAATGCCCCTGTGAATCaagtgctgctgccatgccggCACACGTGCCTGTGCGACAGCTGTGTGGAGCGCTTCCACCAGTGTCCAGTGTGCCGGGCAAATGTCTGGGAGTCCTTTGCTCTGTACCAAAAGACACTGCACTATGGGGACAGAGCTTGA